One Triticum dicoccoides isolate Atlit2015 ecotype Zavitan chromosome 4B, WEW_v2.0, whole genome shotgun sequence genomic window carries:
- the LOC119292364 gene encoding F-box/FBD/LRR-repeat protein At1g13570-like: MANINIGSNEDLHQTMMMMRPKRRKGLQLTNLPKDILCSILSRLPLKEAVRTSILSERWKHLWRCHSNLEFSLRSVLPGPRTNGPNDGRPWKDVFIQRVDAVLQQHCGAGVDNIQFQAPCDDEHGERIEGWVRFAVASKARQLILDFSATHHIQQHPYKIDLRLLDDSESSHLQSIKLCAVSLKVPADFKGFRNLKRVFLADTDITDGDLQHLVSNCSSVLEFLGISGCGMLTRLRISHLSNKLKHLQVYDCRLLRAMEFNFGLVKLEYKGPSIILLSPPGTLLLADVCIKLEGISTNSLEYMFTKLCHNAPRVETLTLRCHEGKMAALPGKLHEFVHLKHLTLGLTFGFGTRTSDILQFACLLVAAPFLEKLEFHMWLRCQHEKYSADKGRLRSLPSQPHSHLRAVDITGFYGEKDQLELALHILINSVVLESMKIDPEPVAAPAGLTRLARPEAPHFADGYEVAREFLRSRDCRDVVHVVKPLACRVRPLMFGARTRIGATQRASFFAELRRREARNAA, translated from the exons ATGGCAAACATAAATATTGGTTCAAATGAAGATCTGCAtcagactatgatgatgatgagaccaAAGAGAAGAAAGGGGCTTCAACTCACCAACCTGCCAAAG GACATTCTCTGCAGCATCCTCTCACGACTGCCTCTAAAGGAAGCCGTGCGGACGAGCATACTGTCGGAACGGTGGAAGCATCTCTGGCGCTGCCACTCAAATCTAGAATTCAGTCTTAGATCAGTGTTGCCAGGTCCTCGTACCAACGGACCCAACGATGGTAGGCCATGGAAAGACGTGTTTATTCAGAGAGTCGATGCGGTCCTGCAGCAACACTGTGGTGCAGGGGTCGACAACATTCAGTTCCAGGCTCCGTGCGACGATGAGCATGGGGAACGGATAGAGGGATGGGTCCGCTTTGCCGTTGCTTCCAAGGCGAGGCAACTTATTCTCGATTTCTCAGCCACACACCACATACAACAACATCCATATAAAATCGATTTGCGGCTTCTCGATGACAGTGAAAGCTCACACCTGCAATCCATAAAACTCTGTGCCGTTTCTCTGAAGGTGCCCGCGGATTTCAAGGGTTTTCGGAACCTTAAACGGGTTTTCCTAGCAGACACGGATATTACCGACGGCGACCTTCAACATCTGGTGTCCAACTGCAGCAGTGTTTTGGAGTTCCTTGGAATCTCTGGCTGTGGGATGCTCACAAGGTTACGGATATCTCATCTTTCAAACAAGCTTAAGCATTTGCAAGTATATGACTGCCGTTTGCTTCGAGCGATGGAGTTTAACTTTGGTCTGGTAAAGCTCGAGTACAAAGGCCCTTCTATAATACTGTTATCGCCTCCTGGAACTTTACTTCTAGCAGATGTATGCATCAAGCTGGAGGGCATCTCTACTAATTCTCTAGAGTACATGTTCACCAAGCTTTGCCATAATGCGCCCCGTGTCGAGACTCTGACTCTAAGATGCCATGAGGGGAAG ATGGCTGCATTGCCAGGAAAGCTGCACGAGTTTGTTCATTTGAAGCACCTGACACTGGGCTTGACTTTTGGGTTTGGGACAAGGACAAGTGATATTCTTCAATTTGCCTGCCTTCTGGTTGCTGCTCCTTTCTTGGAAAAGCTGGAATTTCAT ATGTGGCTGCGCTGCCAGCATGAAAAATACAGCGCGGATAAAGGGCGTCTCCGGAGCCTTCCCTCACAGCCACACTCCCATCTCAGGGCGGTCGACATCACGGGGTTCTACGGCGAGAAGGACCAGCTGGAGCTGGCGCTCCACATCCTCATAAACTCCGTCGTGCTGGAgtcgatgaagatagacccagaacCTGTGGCCGCCCCCGCCGGTCTCACCCGACTGGCGCGCCCGGAGGCTCCTCATTTTGCAGACGGCTACGAAGTCGCCCGGGAGTTCCTCCGCAGCAGAGACTGCCGCGATGTTGTCCACGTCGTTAAGCCTCTGGCATGTCGTGTGAGGCCGCTCATGTTTGGCGCCCGCACGCGTATCGGTGCAACCCAACGCGCGTCTTTCTTCGCAGAGCTGCGTAGAAGAGAGGCGAGGAATGCGGCGTAA